The sequence TGGCCACCCACATGCGGACCGAACTCGTCGTCGACGCACTGAAGATGGCGGTGGCGACCCGGGGCGGCAGCGTGACCGGGGTGATCTTCCACGCGGACAGGGGATCCCAATACACCTCGAACACGTTCGCCTAGGTCTGCGACCGTTTCGGGATCCGCAGGAGCATGGGCCGCATCGGGTCGAGATACGACAGCGCCGCGCCGAGAGCTTCTGGCAGGGGCTGAAGAGAGAGACGATGCACCAGAGGCTCTTCACGACGATCAGCCAGGCCAGACTGGAACTCTTCCAGTGGCTGACGTACTACAACGGGCGAAGGCGCCACAGCTCGCTCGGCTACCTCTCACCCGTCGAGTTCGAACAACAGCACCAAATAGAACATAGAACCCCACTCGCGGCATGAACCCCTGTGTCCACACTCCGGAGGGCACCTCACCCCCATCATGCACCAAGTTGGAGGCCGACCAGATGTGGGGCAAGTCACCTACCTGGCGTCCAGTTTCAGACGCTTGAGGTCCAGATAATCATCTAGATATTCACACAGGATCTTCATAGAGTCCCGCTGAGCTCCTCACTGTCGGGGATCTTCTTCTTCGGGTTGGGGTGGGGACTGTGTGGAGACGTCTGCGTTCGCCTAGAGGCACTCGTGCGGTGGTGGCGGGAGTCAGCCTCGCCGTACTGGTGACCGTGACACCTCAAGCGGCCGCCGGTCCGTCAGAGCGGCTTGCCTCTTCCGCGAGGCAAGCCGCGGACGACGGAAAGGGCTTGGACGCCGCGCAGGATGCCGCCGAACAGACCGGCCGCCTTGTTGAGGTGACGTCGATGCGCGGTGAGAGCAGCGATGTCTTCGCGACGCCGGAAGGGAACCTGGAGGCGCGGGAGTATCTGCGTCCCGTGCGTGCACGTATCGAGGGCAAGTGGCAGCCCATAGAGACAGACTTGATCAGGTCGGCGGACGGCTCCGTCAGCCCGAGGACAACCACTGTGGGCATGACGTTCTCCGGGGGCGGTGACGCTCCGCTCGTACGGATGACGAAGTCCGGCCGTGAGCTGGCCCTTTCGTGGCCCGGGCGGCTGCCGGCCCCTGAACTCAACGGTGCCACCGCCATATACCGCGACGTACTGCCCGATGTCGATCTGCGCATGGAGGCTCAAGAGGACGGCTTCACACAGCTGCTGGTGGTCAACTCCGCAGTGGCTGCGGCGAACGACGCACTCTCCGAACTGCGCCTGAAACTGGCTGCAGACGGTATGGACGTGAAGGAGACCAGTGAAGGCGGCCTGGAGGCAGTCGACAAAGGTGCTCTAGGAGCCGTGTTTGAAGCGCCCAAACCCATGATGTGGGACTCCAGCACCCCGGCCGCAGGCGTGCCGAACAAAGAGCCGTCCGTGGCGCCGGAGCGTGCGGCACCTGAGGCCCCCACATCTGACGGTGCGAGCGAACCTGCGGCCACGGAATCGGGAAAGCTCGCTCCCGTCGGAGTGACGCTGCCCGAGCACGGCACGGAGCTGATTCTGACGCCGGACGCCGATGTGCTTCGTGGGAAGGACACCACGTATCCGGTGTTCATCGATCCACAGTGGTATTCGCCCAGGGCTTCGGCGTGGACGATGGCCTCGAAATACTGGGCTTCCTCACCGCAATGGAAGTTCAATGGTGAGTCGACCGCCGGTATGGGCTACTGCAATTGGAGCTATTGCGCACCCCACGACACGAAGCGCCTGATGTATCGGATCCCCACTTCCAAGTTCGCCGGGAAGTCGATCTTGGAGGCTACATTCGTCGTCCGCAGTACGTGGGCTGCTTCCTGTACGGCCAAGAGCGTCGAGCTGTGGCGGACCGACGACATCTCCTCCTCGACGACTTGGACCTCGCAGAACAAATCGGACTTCTGGATCAAGAAACTTGCCACGGAATCGTTCGCGTACGGCCACGACGGATGCGCGGCGAAGGATGCCGAGTTCAATGTGAAGTCCGCGGTGCAGGAGTCCGCGAACGGCAAGTCGCCTTCGCTGACGTTCGGGCTGCGCGCGGAGAGCGAGGAGGACGCTCTCGGGTGGAAGCGGTTCTCGGACAAGGCACATCTGAGGGTGTTGTACAACCGTCCGCCCCCCCCAGGTGAAGATGTCTCAGCTTTCCATGAAGTACGGAGGGTTCTGCAAGCGCCCTGACAGTGCTCCGCGCGTACGCACTCTCGGCGAGATCTACATAAACGGTGTCACCGACCCGGACGGCGACAACGTCGCTGTGGAAGTGCGTGCCGCCTGGGACGCAGGCGATGGCAAGGGCCTGATCGTTCGATGGCAGCCTGCTCGAACGTCATACGGCAGGTCAGGTGCAAGCTTCGCATTGAGTCTTCCCACCACGATCCCGCAGAGTAAGACAGTCAATTGGTACGTGCGTGCCTTTGATGGGGGACACTACTCGCCCTGGTCTTCTGCGGGAGACCCGACCGGCTGCTATTTCGTCTACGACAAGACGGTTCCGGCAGCACCCAGCATTGCGTCCGGGGAGTATCCCGCATCCCGTCCCGATGACCCGAACGATCCGTGGCTGGACGGTGTGGGTCAGTACGGCACCTTCACGTTCGACACGGCATCGACTGATGTGACTCGCTACTGGTATGGCATAAACAGCGACCCGACGTCGGCACGCCAGCTGGCCACCACCGGCGGTGCGCCGAAGGACATAGATTTCCTCCCATCCAAACCGGGCCTGAATTTCATCACTTCCCAGGCTTTCGACGCCGCCGGGAACGGTTCGGAAATCCGTACGTATCAGTTCCGCGTCAAGGCCGGCCAGCCCGAACGCGCCACGTGGCAGCTTGACGAGCCCGCCGGAGCTGCCCAGGCCGATGGCTCAACCCCGCCGAGGGCCCTCGCTCTCCATGGAGGGGTCACCACCGGCGTTGCTGGCGCCAAGGGCACGGCGCTTGAGCTGAACGGCATCGACGGCTATGCCTCGTCGGACCTCTCAGCAGTCGATACGACGCGCGGCTTCACCGTCTCGTCGTGGGTGAAGCTGTCCAAGCTGCCCACCAGTGCGGCGATCGTCGCGGCGCAGCCGGGCAACCACAGTCCGAGCTTCGAGCTGTATTACTCCGCCGCGCTCGATCGCTGGGTGTTCAACCAGTACGAGACGGACACGCCCGGTGCAGGCGTCATCCGCGCCATGGCTGCACAGCCGGGAGGCGTAAGCCCGAACGTATGGACGCATTTGGTCGGCTCCTACGACGGTGTGGCCAAAAAGCTGAGCCTCTTCGTCAACGGCAAACTTGTCGGTGAAGCGCCATTGCCCAACGCGTGGAATGGCCGTCGCGGTCTCCAGATCGGTGCCGGTTCGTACGGCGGGGTCGCGAAGGCATTCTTCCCCGGAGCCGTGGACGAGATACAGATTTTCGACAAGGTGATCGTGCAGTCGGAAGTCGACAAGCTGTACCAGAAGCAGCCCGTAGGCGACCCAGGTCGCCCGGCCGTGGCCGTCTTCGCTCTCGACGAAGAACCGGATGCCACAGAGATCCGCGGCCACGGTGGTGTGCTGCCCGCTCGTTACATCGGCGGTGTCAACACCGGAGTCCCGGGTATCGCGGGAAAGGCAGCACAGTTCGACGGGACCACCGGATACGCCAAGATCGGCCAGACCAGCGGTCCTCACGTGAACACCTCGCGCAGCTTCAGTGTGAGCGCCTGGGTAAAGATGGATACCGTCAAACCCAAGAGCGCGGCGATCGTCGCCTCCCAGACCGGAAGCTATGCTCCCGGCTTCGAGCTGTACTACTCGGCTACCTACGACCGGTGGGCGTTCAACCAGTACTCGGCCGATACTGCGGACGCCACACCGGTCCGCGCGATGCAGCCGGACGGTGCGACCGCCCGGGCCGGTGAATGGGCCCACCTGACTGGTGTGCACGACACCGTGGCGCACACCCTGACGCTCTACGTCAACGGGCAGAAGGCCGAGTCCGTCGCACTCGGTGACGCATTTTACGCCGCCCAGTCGATGCTGATCGGAGCCGGTGCCTCCAGCAAGGTCATCAGGAACTACTTCCCTGGCGTGATCGACGACGTCCGACTCTTCGAGCGGCCCGTCTCTGCCGAAGAGGTCCAGCAACTGTTCCGTCAGCGCCCTCTGGTGAAGAGCCGGTGGAACTTCGAGGAGACGGCTGCCGGAACGCCGGTGACCACTCCGGACTCCTCAACGGAGAAGAACCGTCTGAGCCTGTACGGAGCGGCCCGGTTGGGTGCGGGCATGGTCGACAGCAGCAGTCTTCAGCTGAATGGCACGGACGCTTACGCGGCGACGGCGATCATGCCTGTCGACACGAGCACCAGTTTCACGATGACGGCCTGGGCCCAGGCGGCTGCCTTGCCAGACCACGACATGGCGGTCTTCAGCGCCGGGGGCACAACACGAAGCGCCCTGGAGGTCCGGTTCCACCCCGATGCGGCAAGCCCCGATGGACTGGGCTCTTTCGGGCTCGCCATTCCCGACAAGGACAGTGCGACGGCCACCGTCAAGCAGCTGAGCAGCACTGAGTTCAACGACGCCCGGGACTGGAACCACATCGCGGTGGTCTATGACGGATTCGCCAAGGAAGCGAGCCTGTATGTCAATGGCATCCTTCAGGAAGTTGCCTGCAGCGACCCTGAAGCTGGCGACGCGGCGTGTCAAGAACTCATCGCCTGGGCCGATGACGTCCTGACCGTCAAGGCGACCAAGTCGCTCCAGGTCGGGTGCGCTCAGGAAGACAACCCCGGCGAGTACTTCGCCGGCTCGATCGACGACGTCTGGACCTTCCAGGGATCGCTGACCGAAAGCCAGATTGGTGAGCTGTACCGGGCCTGGTACGACACCCCCACCGAAGTACCCAGCGGCAGATGACACCATCGCACCCGGGGCGGGCCCTGCTACAGGTCGCGCTCGCCCCGGGGCCGTCCTGACCTTTCTACGTTTCGTGTTTTGCCCGCTACCGGGCACAGCACCCAGCAGCGATGGATATACCACCTCATGAGAACCGCACGCATATCCCCACCAAGAGCCAGGATGCTCCGCCGCTCTTCCTTCGCGCTGTCCGCAGTGATGATCGCCAGCCTGCTGCAGACCGCAGCAGCTCCGGTCGTCGCTGCCGCTTCCTCGAACCTCCCCGGCCTGCCCGCTTCGGAGAAGCCCATCACGGGCGCCAAGAACAACACGGTCAAGCCCCGCGCAGTGACGAAGGGGCCCCGGATACCCGCCAACGCGCCGAAGGCGTCAAAACCAGCCCCCACCAAGGGGACGGTCACAGTTCCGACGACCGGGGCGAAGGATGCGCCACACTTCGTCCGGCCCAAGGGACAACCGATCAGCATCGGTCGTACCAGTGCCCGCACTGTGGCCAACAAGGCCGCAAGTGTCGGGACGGGCTCAACCCCCGCCACGACTGAAGTGACATCACGCATCCTCGACCGCACCCAGGCCGAGCGCGCTGGTGTGAACGGGATGATGTTCACACTCACCCCGAAGAGTCCTGCCGCTTCGGACCGCACGCCCCAAGACCCGGCCAAGTCACCGTTCGCCGTGACAGTGGACTACTCGGAATTCGCGGAGTCCTACGGGGGCGCCTATGCCTCACGCATGAAGCTGATCGAACTGCCCGTCTGCGCACTCACCACGCCGGAAAGGAAGCAGTGCCGCAGCGGCAAGCCGCTGACCGCAACCAATGACACGGCAGGTCAAACCCTGACCACAAATGCGGTGACTCTAAGGTCCGGCGCCGCCACGGTGCTGGCTGCCACCGCAACTGCCACCGGGGACAAGGGCGACTACAAAGCGACTCCTCTGTCCCCCTCGTCTACCTGGATCACTAGCCTCAACACAGGTGACTTCACCTGGTCCTATGACATACCTGTCCCTGATGTGCCGGGGGGTCTCAAACCGCGGCTCGGACTCTCCTACTCCTCCGGATCGATGGACGGCCGCACCGGGGGAACGAACAACCAGGGTTCCTGGGTCGGCGACGGTTTTGACCTGTGGCCCGGATTCATCGAGCGACGCTACAAACCGTGCGTGGACGATGGTGTCAAGAACACCGATGGTAGTGAGCCCGGTGATATGTGCTGGGCTTACGACAACGCGTTCATTTCCTTCAACGGTTCCAGCGGTGAACTCGTGCCAGCAGGAAAGGACGAGTTCAAGCTCAAGAGCGATGACGGCACCCGGATTAATCGTCTGGAGTCAGCCGACCGTGCCAACGGTGACAACGACAACGAGTACTGGCGACTCACCACGAATGACGGAACTCAGTACTTCTTCGGCTATCACCGCCTGCCGGGTTGGGCCGCCGGAAAACCCACCACCGACTCGACCTGGACGCACCCGGTCTACGGCAACGACACCGGGGAGGAGTGCCACACTTCGGCATTCTCGGACTCCTGGTGTCAGCAGGCATGGCGCTGGAACCTCGACTATGCCGTCGATACCCACGGCAATACAGTCAGCTACCACTACGCCAAGGAAACCAACTCCTACGGCCGCAATCTCAAGGCCAACGACGACACCCCGTACACCCGCGGCGGCACTCTCAAGCGCATCGACTACGGACAGAAGTCAAACGACCTGTATGCCTCAAAACCTCTCTCACAGGTCGTCTTCGACAGCCTCGAACGCTGCCTCCCGCAGACCGGCGTCACCTGCGCCCCAGACACCATCGACGCCAAGGCGTTCTACTGGTACGACACGCCCTGGGACCTCAACTGCGATGAAGGAACCAGCTGCGACAACGGCCGGCTGTCTCCCTCCTTCTGGACCCGCAACCGTCTCACCGGCATCACCACTCAGGTACTGAACACCGGCGGCACATACGACAAGGTCGACTCCTGGAAACTCGACCACCGCTGGGGCATGGCCGACACCGACTACCAGCTTCTTCTGGAGAGCATTCAGCACACCGGTGAGTCTGCGACCCCAGCCCTCACTCTCCCGAAGACAACGTTCGCCTACACCCAGCTCGCCAACCGCCTGGACAAGACGGGGGACGGATACGCTCCATTCATCAAGGAGCGCCTTTCCACCGTCGACGACGAGTACGGAGGGCAGGTCAGCGCCAACTACTCGGCCCCTGCCTGCGACTGGAACGCGCTCCCGACCCCGGAGACAAACTCAACCCGATGCTTCCCTCAGTTCATCGGAGGGACCAGCTCGATACCCGCTGAACAGCACTGGTTCAACAAGTATGTGACAACTTCGGTCACCGCCAAGGACCGTACCGGTGGCGCTCCCGATCAGCTGACGCGCTATCAGTACCTGGGCAGCGCTGCCTGGCACTACAACGATGACGACGGCTTGATCAAGGAGAAGGAAAAGACCTGGTCGCAGTGGCGTGGATACGGGCAAGTCCGCGTCCTGAGCGGAGGCCAGGGGGGCGACGCCGCGATGAAGACACAGCGCGACTCGTATTTCCTGAGGGGAATGGACGGAGACCGCAAGAACAAGACCGGCGGAGTCAAGAGTGTCTCCGTCGCCCTCCCCGACAACGAGGGTGACTCGATCACCGACCACGAGTCCGCTGCCGGTTTCAGCTACAAGACCGTGACCTTCGACCAACCGGGCGGCAAGGTCCTTCAGAAGGCTGTCGATCGCCCATGGCACCACGAGACCGCGAAGAAGGTCCGCGACTGGGGCACGGTTACCGCCAACTTCACCGGTACGTCGAACGCGAAGCAATGGGTCTCCCTGGACAGAGGTGCCGGCGCCAAGTGGCGCACCACGTCAAAGGCAACCAAACAAGACACGATAGCTGGGAGAGTCGTCCAGATCGACGACTTCGCTGACGACTCCACCGACACCGACGACCAGTGCACACGTACGACGTATCCAGAGGTGACGACCAAGAACATTCTCGGCCTCACGTCTCGCATCGAGACGATAGCCAAGGCATGCGGCATCACCCAGATCGACAGGTCCAAGGACGTCATCTCCGACGCAAGAGCGGCCTATGACGGCGGTGCGTACGGCGCCGCACCGACCAGGGGCGACGTCACAGCTGCGGCCACTCTGAAGAGCCACGACGGCACCAAGGCCACCTACCTGGAGGCCAGCAGCACCCACGACGCATACGGCCGTCAGCTGACCATGGTGGACTTGGCTGCCGACGTCACGGTGACTGGCACCTCGGTACCCGTTCGCGCAGTTCGAAACGACGGGCTCACCACGACGACAACGTACACACCCTCCAGCGGACTGCCCGCAACGATCAAGATGACCACCCCGCCTGCCAAAGCCGGTGATGCGGCTTCAGCGCTGACAAGTATCACCACGATCGACCCCCGACGGGGTACCGCTGTTAAGCAGACCGACGCGAACAACAACGCCACGCATATCGCCTACGACGCACTCGGCCGCACAGTCAAGGTGTGGCGCCCCGACCGGCCTGTCAGCAAGACGCCTAGCGAGGAGTTCATCTATACGATCACTGAGGGCAAAGCAGTTGCCGTGGCCGCGAAAACACTGGACAACAAGGGCGGCCAACTCACCTCCTACGTGCTGTACGACGGATTGCTGCGCCAGCGTCAGAATCAGGCCCCCGGGCCAGAAGGCGGAAGCATCCTCAGCGACGTCTTCTACGACGAGCGCGGCCTGGCCACGAAGTCGTTCGCGCCCTACTTCGTGACCGGAAAGCCGTCCGCCACGATCTTCAAACCTGACAACGCCTGGTCTATCGAAACTCAGACCCATACCACATTCGACGGCCTGAACCGTCCGGTCGAAGCACGCCAGATCGCAGGCAACGGAGACGGCGGCAAGGTACTCAGCACCGCGAAGACCATCTACGACGGTGACCGGACCACCACCATCCCGCCTGTGGGCTCGACGGCGACCACGACACTCACGGACGTCCGCGGAAACACGACGGAGCTGCGCCAGCACCACACACCCAGTGCCGACGCCCCCTTCGACAGCACCTCCTACCAGTACACGCCGCGCGGTCAGCTGAGCAAGGTCACCGACCCCCTCGGCAACAACTGGACATACGAGTATGACCAGCTCGGACGCCAGAAGACCGCCACGGACCCGGACAAGGGCCGTAGCGAGAGCACGTATGACGATCGTGGCCAACTGACGTTCAGTAAGGGGTCCCGCGCCGACGTGCCGGGACTCGCATACATCTACGACGGCCTCGGCCGACAGACCGAAGTGCGTGAGGGCTCTGTCACCGGGGCGCCGCGCATCAAGCACGTGTACGACACGGTTGCTCGTGCGAAGGGGCAGCTCGCCGAGTCCACACGGTACGTCGGCGAGCAGGAATACACGACCAAGGTCACTTCCTACGATGCGCTCTACCGCGCGATCAGAACCTCCGTCGTCATCCCTGCGGTCGAGGGCAAGCTTCAGGGGACGTACCAGACCGGTGCCACGTTCCTCCCCTCAGGGCTGCCTGACGGCACCAACTACTCTGCGGCCGGATCGCTGCCCGGAGGCTCGGTCGGGTACACCTACGAGGAGCAGACGCTCAGGCCCATCGGCGTATACGGACAAGGCGTAACGGCCAGCGCCTCCTTCAGCTCCACCGGCAAGCCATTGCAGTATGAGATGGGCCTGACGGACGGCGGCAAGAAGACCACCGTCACCAACTCCTATGAGTGGGGCACGCAGCGGCTGTCCACTGCACGGGTCGACCGTGAGGATCAGGCTGGAGTCGATCGTCACGCCACCTACGGATACGACGAGGCCGGCAACGTCTTGTCCATCGCCGATGTGTCCCGCACCGGTACGGACAACCAATGCTTCACCTACGACTACCTCACCCGACTCACTGAGGCATGGACCCAGCCCGTCACGACCTGCGCAACGGCTCCCGCTGCTGAAAAGCTAGGAGGGCCGGAACCCTACTGGCAGTCATTCACGTATGACAAGGCTGGAAACCGCAAAACCGAAACCCTGCACGACAGCACAGGCAACGCGGCCAAGGACATCACGCGCTCCTACAACTATCCGCCGGCGGGATCGAAGAACCCACACAGCCTCACCTCACGAACCACGACGGACTCCACCGGAACCAGCACCGAGTCGTACGTGTACGATCCGGCCGGCAACACAACCACCCGCCCAGAACAGGAGCTGACCTGGGACGCCGAGAACCACCTCGCCACGGTCACCGAGAACGGCAAAACCACCAGCTATCTGTATGACACCTCCGGCAATCGGCTGATCAGCCGCACACCCACCGAAACCACGCTTCACCTGGGGCACACCGAGGTCACCCTTGCCACAGGGGCCGACCAGGCCAAAGCCACTCGCTACGTCAGCCTCGGCGGCGGTCACACGGCCATACGCAGCGACGACGGCTCCTTCGCCTTCACCATCGCCGATCACCATGGCACCGGCGAACTCGCCATCCAGGCAAACAACCTCTCCATCACGCAACGCCGCACCCTCCCCTTCGGTGAAATACGTGGCCAGACGCCAACCAACTGGCCGGGCACCAAGGGCTTCGTCGGCGGCACCGACGACACCAAAACAACTGGCTTGACTCACCTCGGCGCCCGCGAATACGACCCGGACACAGGCCGGTTCATATCCGTGGACCCGATCCTCGACCTGTCCGACCCCCAGCAGATGCACGGCTACACCTACGCCAACAACAATCCCGCCACACTCTCCGACCCGAGCGGTCTACGTCCCGACGGTGCCTGTGGCGGAGCCCACCAGTGCTCCGCGGATACCGGTAGCTACACAAAGACCGATGACGGCTGGGAATACAAGGATAAAGCTACTGGCAGCAGTGGCGGGAGCGGGTCAGCGAATCCCACAGGCGATAATTCCGGCTCCGCGAACGGCTCTGACGAACGGCCGGTGGTTGGCGGTGAGCCGATTCCTACCAAAGCCGAGCTCTACTACAGCGGGTATTCTTACGGCAAGCCTGCTTCGTACAGCGAACTGATTGTGAAATGGGCTCAGAATAAGTGCTCGTCCGATAGCGGTACTGATTTCTGCAAGGCAGCTCATGATCTCGGGTGGATTAGCCCAACCGAGGACTTTCTCGAGCTCATCGGTGTCCGAGACGCAATGCGTTGCGTCGGAGGGAGCGCCAGTTCTTGCGTCTGGACGGTCGCAGGGCTCATTCCGGTTGGAAAAATCGCCAAGATCGCCAAGATCGCCAAAATGGCGAAGCGCGGCAAGTGCAACAGCTTCCTGCCCGACACCAGCGTTCTCATGGCTGACGGGACACGCAAAGCGATTGCCGATGTTGAAGTCGGCGACAAGGTTCTGGCCACGGACCCAGAAACCGGCGAAACCATAGCGAAGACCGTAACGGCAGAGATCCTTGGGCAGGGCCCCAAGACCCTCGTAAGAGTCACCTTTGACCCCAATGGAAACTCCGAAGCAGCGTCAATCACAGCCACAGCCGGCCATCCCTTCTGGGTGGCGGAGCTCAGGCAATGGGTCGATGCCGAAGATCTTCGTGCAGGTCAGCACCTTCGTACGAGTGCCGGAAAGCTTGAGCGCGTAGCCGACGTAAAGAACTGGGCCCAGGTAGCCAAGGTCTACAACCTGACGGTCGCAGACCTGCACACGTACTATGTCCTCGCAGGCAGCACACCAGTACTCGTGCACAACAGCTCGGGTAACGCATCTATCGATGACTTTAGAGGCGGATCCTACTTTCATACGGTGCTGAACACAGCCCAGGGGAACATAGACGTCGGAGCCTTCGTCGAAATCGATGGAAATAAGCTCGTACTAGATAATGTGGCTATCTATGGAGCGGACGGCGATCTTCCCCGAGGCTCTGTCGGTGCAAGTGATTTCTTGGCTCTTAAGAGAAATATCATAGAAGCGGCTGCAGCCCAGGGATTTGGGAAGCTTGAGGTCAATTGGCTTCGCACAAGCTCAGGTCCGGAGAATGGTAAGTCGGGAAAATGGAATATCGACCTTCCTAAGGGATGCTAGCGAAAGCTCACCAAACGATGGGAAGAGTATCTGCATGGATAGATACCTAAGTGCGCTGAGCTCAGCGCGCGGGGACTTTGAAGACGGTGCTGGCCGTGAAGCCATCCTGATCAAGTTGAAGGAGGCGGGCCTATCGCAAGTCGAGTGCATTCGCGCTGTTGTGGATCTCGGATTGAGCAGTCGATCAGATGCCAAGCATCTCGTGCATTTCAGTCGGGCTTGGTCGTCCACCAGAATGCAGAGCGAGCGCTTGCATAACAGTCTCGAAGACCTAATGGATGAAAATCCATAAGTTACTGAGGTCTAACTCGGGATGTCGTGTTGCTGATTAGGGGGTCGGATGGTCAGGCCGGTCTCGGTGAGGCAGCCGTCGATGAGGTTGCTGCGGTACTGGATGTGCCGTAGGCCGTGCCGGATGGTCTGGACGAGGTGTTCCGGGGTGCTGAAGGCGACGTTGGAGAGCCAGCCGCGCCGCAGGAGGGACCAGATGCCTTCGGCTGGGTTGAGGTCGGGTGCGTAGGGCGGCAGGTAGTAGATGGTCAGCCAGTCCCGGGCTTCGGCGAACTTCCGCAGACCGGCGGCCTTGTGCACATTGAGGTTGTCCCAGACGAGAACGATCGGGCCGTCGAGCTGCTGGTGGGCGGCGATGAGCAGGTCGCGGTAGTCGCGCCAGGAGAAGCTCTTGCGCCCGTCACGGTTGCCGTCGTCGCGGCGGGGCCGGTAGATCAGCCTTGACCGGTGGCCGGGTTTGTAGCAGGTCAGAGCTGCGATGGATATGCGTCTGCGGGAACGTC is a genomic window of Streptomyces sp. NBC_01237 containing:
- a CDS encoding polymorphic toxin-type HINT domain-containing protein, with the protein product MLRRSSFALSAVMIASLLQTAAAPVVAAASSNLPGLPASEKPITGAKNNTVKPRAVTKGPRIPANAPKASKPAPTKGTVTVPTTGAKDAPHFVRPKGQPISIGRTSARTVANKAASVGTGSTPATTEVTSRILDRTQAERAGVNGMMFTLTPKSPAASDRTPQDPAKSPFAVTVDYSEFAESYGGAYASRMKLIELPVCALTTPERKQCRSGKPLTATNDTAGQTLTTNAVTLRSGAATVLAATATATGDKGDYKATPLSPSSTWITSLNTGDFTWSYDIPVPDVPGGLKPRLGLSYSSGSMDGRTGGTNNQGSWVGDGFDLWPGFIERRYKPCVDDGVKNTDGSEPGDMCWAYDNAFISFNGSSGELVPAGKDEFKLKSDDGTRINRLESADRANGDNDNEYWRLTTNDGTQYFFGYHRLPGWAAGKPTTDSTWTHPVYGNDTGEECHTSAFSDSWCQQAWRWNLDYAVDTHGNTVSYHYAKETNSYGRNLKANDDTPYTRGGTLKRIDYGQKSNDLYASKPLSQVVFDSLERCLPQTGVTCAPDTIDAKAFYWYDTPWDLNCDEGTSCDNGRLSPSFWTRNRLTGITTQVLNTGGTYDKVDSWKLDHRWGMADTDYQLLLESIQHTGESATPALTLPKTTFAYTQLANRLDKTGDGYAPFIKERLSTVDDEYGGQVSANYSAPACDWNALPTPETNSTRCFPQFIGGTSSIPAEQHWFNKYVTTSVTAKDRTGGAPDQLTRYQYLGSAAWHYNDDDGLIKEKEKTWSQWRGYGQVRVLSGGQGGDAAMKTQRDSYFLRGMDGDRKNKTGGVKSVSVALPDNEGDSITDHESAAGFSYKTVTFDQPGGKVLQKAVDRPWHHETAKKVRDWGTVTANFTGTSNAKQWVSLDRGAGAKWRTTSKATKQDTIAGRVVQIDDFADDSTDTDDQCTRTTYPEVTTKNILGLTSRIETIAKACGITQIDRSKDVISDARAAYDGGAYGAAPTRGDVTAAATLKSHDGTKATYLEASSTHDAYGRQLTMVDLAADVTVTGTSVPVRAVRNDGLTTTTTYTPSSGLPATIKMTTPPAKAGDAASALTSITTIDPRRGTAVKQTDANNNATHIAYDALGRTVKVWRPDRPVSKTPSEEFIYTITEGKAVAVAAKTLDNKGGQLTSYVLYDGLLRQRQNQAPGPEGGSILSDVFYDERGLATKSFAPYFVTGKPSATIFKPDNAWSIETQTHTTFDGLNRPVEARQIAGNGDGGKVLSTAKTIYDGDRTTTIPPVGSTATTTLTDVRGNTTELRQHHTPSADAPFDSTSYQYTPRGQLSKVTDPLGNNWTYEYDQLGRQKTATDPDKGRSESTYDDRGQLTFSKGSRADVPGLAYIYDGLGRQTEVREGSVTGAPRIKHVYDTVARAKGQLAESTRYVGEQEYTTKVTSYDALYRAIRTSVVIPAVEGKLQGTYQTGATFLPSGLPDGTNYSAAGSLPGGSVGYTYEEQTLRPIGVYGQGVTASASFSSTGKPLQYEMGLTDGGKKTTVTNSYEWGTQRLSTARVDREDQAGVDRHATYGYDEAGNVLSIADVSRTGTDNQCFTYDYLTRLTEAWTQPVTTCATAPAAEKLGGPEPYWQSFTYDKAGNRKTETLHDSTGNAAKDITRSYNYPPAGSKNPHSLTSRTTTDSTGTSTESYVYDPAGNTTTRPEQELTWDAENHLATVTENGKTTSYLYDTSGNRLISRTPTETTLHLGHTEVTLATGADQAKATRYVSLGGGHTAIRSDDGSFAFTIADHHGTGELAIQANNLSITQRRTLPFGEIRGQTPTNWPGTKGFVGGTDDTKTTGLTHLGAREYDPDTGRFISVDPILDLSDPQQMHGYTYANNNPATLSDPSGLRPDGACGGAHQCSADTGSYTKTDDGWEYKDKATGSSGGSGSANPTGDNSGSANGSDERPVVGGEPIPTKAELYYSGYSYGKPASYSELIVKWAQNKCSSDSGTDFCKAAHDLGWISPTEDFLELIGVRDAMRCVGGSASSCVWTVAGLIPVGKIAKIAKIAKMAKRGKCNSFLPDTSVLMADGTRKAIADVEVGDKVLATDPETGETIAKTVTAEILGQGPKTLVRVTFDPNGNSEAASITATAGHPFWVAELRQWVDAEDLRAGQHLRTSAGKLERVADVKNWAQVAKVYNLTVADLHTYYVLAGSTPVLVHNSSGNASIDDFRGGSYFHTVLNTAQGNIDVGAFVEIDGNKLVLDNVAIYGADGDLPRGSVGASDFLALKRNIIEAAAAQGFGKLEVNWLRTSSGPENGKSGKWNIDLPKGC